One Leptolyngbya sp. 'hensonii' DNA segment encodes these proteins:
- a CDS encoding DUF1257 domain-containing protein has product MSHFSTLRTKITDAEILKASLRDLGITVKTEADVRGYNGQRVRSDIVAVLEGEYDLGWSRNSDGSFDLIADLWGVAKKHNQTELINSINQKYAVNKTLAEVKRPGLQNANVKLVLQK; this is encoded by the coding sequence ATGTCTCACTTTAGCACTTTGCGCACCAAAATTACTGACGCCGAAATTCTGAAGGCCTCCCTGCGTGACCTGGGTATCACCGTCAAGACCGAGGCTGATGTTCGCGGGTACAACGGTCAGCGAGTTCGTTCTGATATCGTTGCTGTTCTGGAAGGCGAGTATGACCTTGGCTGGTCTCGCAATAGCGACGGTTCCTTTGATCTGATTGCTGACCTGTGGGGTGTTGCCAAGAAGCATAACCAGACTGAGTTGATTAACTCAATCAACCAGAAGTATGCCGTCAATAAGACCCTGGCAGAGGTGAAGCGCCCTGGCCTACAAAATGCCAACGTTAAGTTGGTTCTGCAAAAGTAA
- a CDS encoding 2Fe-2S iron-sulfur cluster-binding protein: protein MGNIKFVKENREIIAADGANLRIKAIENKIDLYTFTGKMMNCGGYGQCGTCIVEIVEGMENLSPRTDVENRKLKKKPDTYRLACQTLVNGPISVTTKPQAS from the coding sequence ATGGGTAACATCAAATTCGTCAAAGAAAATCGTGAGATCATTGCCGCCGACGGAGCAAACCTGAGAATCAAAGCAATTGAAAATAAGATTGACCTCTATACCTTCACAGGGAAAATGATGAACTGTGGGGGGTACGGCCAATGTGGAACCTGCATTGTTGAGATTGTGGAAGGGATGGAAAACCTTTCCCCCCGAACGGATGTCGAGAACCGGAAGTTAAAGAAAAAACCTGACACTTACCGACTTGCCTGTCAAACCCTGGTTAATGGCCCGATTAGTGTTACGACAAAACCCCAGGCCAGTTAA
- a CDS encoding cyclic nucleotide-binding domain-containing protein has translation MFKELRDDFLVRLASIMDEISFPAKHTIFTQGQEGKSLYIVVSGQVLVHIGSQELAQLEQGTCFGEMSLFDAEPRSASVTTLAPCECLVLTQQQLYDAIEETPGIAINIIRLLTRRIRELNQKINAQEAANQRMATYPRDYQRG, from the coding sequence ATGTTTAAAGAACTTCGGGATGATTTTCTTGTCAGGTTGGCCTCTATCATGGATGAGATTTCTTTCCCAGCCAAACATACGATCTTTACCCAGGGGCAGGAGGGTAAGTCTCTCTACATTGTCGTGTCGGGCCAGGTTCTGGTTCATATTGGTTCTCAGGAGTTGGCTCAACTGGAACAGGGAACCTGCTTTGGTGAAATGTCTCTCTTTGATGCAGAACCTCGCTCTGCCTCTGTTACAACCCTTGCGCCCTGTGAATGTCTGGTGCTGACTCAGCAGCAACTTTATGATGCGATCGAAGAGACCCCTGGCATCGCGATTAATATCATTCGGTTGTTGACTCGTCGGATTCGGGAACTTAACCAAAAAATTAACGCGCAGGAGGCTGCAAATCAAAGAATGGCAACCTACCCACGCGATTATCAAAGAGGATAG
- the hisD gene encoding histidinol dehydrogenase, whose protein sequence is MLRIITQPSEARTELRRICDRMHDDQIVHKEATVREVLQTVKRQGDKALLDYTLEFDRQTLRADELRISGTELDAAYRQVSNELINAIRLARKQIEDFHRQRIPKSWVQFGDDDVVLGKRYTPVDRAGIYVPGGQAAYPSTVLMNAIPAKVAAVPHIVMVTPPGPDKTVSPAVLVAAQEAGIQEIYRIGGAQAVAALAYGTETVPKVDVITGPGNVYVTLAKKLVYGTVGIDSLAGPSEVLIIADETANPVHVAADMLAQAEHDQMAASILLTTDSGLALKVLAEVEQQLVDHPRRLLTEKAIAHYGLIVVVDSLKTAADLSNEFAPEHLELEVGDPWALLEQVRHAGAIFMGSSTPEAVGDYLAGPNHTLPTSGAARYASALGVETFLKYSSLIQYSPVALQKVSDAVQLLAQAEGLPSHAASVRLRTQQYLDGET, encoded by the coding sequence ATGCTGCGAATTATTACTCAGCCATCTGAAGCACGAACTGAATTGCGGCGGATTTGCGATCGCATGCATGACGATCAGATTGTGCACAAAGAGGCAACGGTTAGAGAAGTACTGCAAACGGTCAAACGCCAGGGCGACAAAGCCCTGCTTGACTACACATTAGAGTTTGATCGCCAGACCTTGCGAGCTGATGAACTCCGTATCAGTGGGACGGAGCTGGATGCTGCCTATCGCCAGGTTTCTAATGAGCTGATTAACGCAATTCGGCTGGCTCGAAAGCAAATTGAGGATTTTCATCGCCAACGCATCCCTAAAAGTTGGGTGCAGTTTGGGGATGATGACGTAGTGCTGGGCAAGCGCTATACCCCTGTCGATCGGGCTGGTATTTATGTTCCTGGTGGGCAGGCTGCCTATCCCAGTACGGTGCTGATGAATGCGATCCCGGCTAAAGTCGCAGCGGTTCCCCATATTGTTATGGTGACCCCACCGGGTCCAGACAAAACGGTTTCACCCGCAGTCTTGGTTGCGGCTCAAGAAGCTGGCATTCAGGAGATCTATCGCATTGGGGGGGCTCAAGCAGTCGCAGCGCTGGCTTACGGCACAGAAACCGTCCCCAAGGTAGATGTCATTACCGGACCTGGAAATGTTTATGTAACGCTGGCCAAAAAGCTGGTTTACGGCACAGTTGGCATCGATTCACTGGCAGGGCCTTCGGAGGTTTTGATTATTGCTGACGAAACAGCCAATCCTGTGCATGTTGCGGCTGATATGCTGGCCCAAGCAGAACATGACCAGATGGCTGCTTCTATCCTGTTGACAACTGACTCCGGTTTAGCCTTGAAAGTTCTGGCAGAAGTTGAACAGCAACTGGTTGATCATCCTCGACGACTACTGACTGAGAAAGCGATCGCCCACTATGGCCTGATTGTTGTTGTCGATTCCTTGAAGACAGCCGCCGATCTCTCGAATGAATTTGCGCCTGAGCATTTGGAACTGGAAGTGGGCGATCCCTGGGCTTTACTGGAACAGGTCCGGCATGCTGGCGCTATTTTCATGGGCTCATCCACCCCTGAAGCGGTCGGAGACTATCTGGCAGGACCCAATCATACCCTGCCGACCTCAGGGGCAGCCCGCTATGCATCAGCCCTGGGAGTAGAGACTTTCTTAAAGTACTCAAGTCTGATTCAATATTCTCCGGTAGCCTTACAAAAAGTTTCTGATGCTGTGCAGCTACTGGCTCAGGCGGAGGGGCTACCTTCCCACGCCGCCTCAGTTCGCTTACGAACTCAACAGTACCTGGATGGAGAAACTTGA
- the infC gene encoding translation initiation factor IF-3 yields MPVTERKPNRDLPQINERIRFPKIRVIDTDGAQLGILTPREALQIAEEKELDLVLVSDKADPPVCRIMDYGKFKFEQEKKAREAKKKQHTSDVKEVKMRYKIEDHDYNVRINQAERFLKAGDKVKATIMFRGREIQHSDLAETLLMRMATDLKEVAEVQQAPKKEGRNMMMLLSPKK; encoded by the coding sequence ATGCCTGTGACTGAAAGAAAACCAAATCGTGATCTGCCACAAATTAATGAACGTATTCGGTTCCCCAAAATTCGGGTAATTGATACAGATGGAGCTCAACTGGGTATTCTTACTCCTCGCGAAGCTCTACAAATCGCTGAGGAGAAAGAGTTGGATCTGGTTCTGGTCAGTGATAAAGCTGACCCTCCCGTTTGCCGAATTATGGATTACGGCAAATTTAAGTTTGAGCAAGAGAAGAAGGCAAGAGAGGCCAAAAAGAAGCAGCATACTTCTGACGTGAAAGAAGTGAAGATGCGCTATAAGATTGAAGACCATGACTATAACGTGCGAATCAATCAGGCGGAGCGTTTTCTTAAGGCTGGAGATAAAGTGAAGGCGACCATCATGTTTCGGGGGCGTGAGATTCAGCATAGTGACTTGGCTGAAACCCTGCTGATGCGCATGGCTACGGATCTTAAAGAGGTGGCGGAAGTGCAGCAAGCGCCTAAGAAAGAGGGGCGGAACATGATGATGTTGCTCTCTCCGAAGAAATAG
- a CDS encoding HEAT repeat domain-containing protein, translating into MRDESQRFAVENLSLRLLRWLNLRLEEGERTVLMFVFNTVTAIGLSWFEASVADLFLDQSGFGASGLPWIYIASAPINSGLGILYSWLPKVLPLRQVIILIPALLASPLVLFYLGLSLPNEAIFGKVTLLGLTIVLMRLWLEVINVLNDLNASITANQLFNIREIKRTAPIVSSGVLIADIIGGFSLPVLNSLFGLPTVILLSCLFMITGASILFYLSQTHRQFFPDARRRLTEEDQLDATARRVQGPIRRYVVLLMVFFSLAQVLYLLLDFQFLSQLELWNQDKGKLAAQIGIAGFIGLFNGVLGVFEITMQWFLSSRIIERLGVFSAVMLLPAMVIPLGFVSLVGLLPFFVSIVVLKFWDELLRFTLFTSSGPILFQPLPDNVRARIQSGSRSLAEAIATGVTGCAMLALLAIYQGAGMGPQIRGTIVVCLIVIIAGIWVANIWLLRSRYVGLLVLGAERGQLSLSDVDLRQLKRAVIEALNRRGTEADKRSCIELLSHIDPQNVGEVLAPLLPNLPPSLQRQSLEEMMGYPNPAYLGQVKNLITRPLQPEVLAVALRYIWLTEPDPDIRQLRPYLSPEVDPVVRGTAASLVLRRGTSSQKAEATNTLRKMLTHKRERERVMGCRALGEADYMQALRLYIPDLLQDESLRVRCALLEAIAATHLEEYYPSLLKGLHYKSTREAAMRALIRLENEAIPMLVSLAEDIHKPDLVRMHAWNAIGQIGTLEAQNLLVGHLMTSWGKTRHHILEVLLSREIMTNEMGINAVMDRIGRSGVETLIDQELLFMGQIYAALADLTPERIDGSEAELLRRALRDVITDTVTRLFLLMKLLYPLTAIQAAAFNLQSNSLTDIARGLEILDNTLDIPSKRILLSVLDRRADLEKLQSLSELIVNQPLSSSDRLRYLLELRYFLSDWSLACCFHLARQARWSLTPEQTLSCLRHPTGFVREAVLSYLRIGSPRALRELLPMLKNDPDVLVAAQVNQMIEELEASSAQ; encoded by the coding sequence ATGAGGGATGAAAGTCAGAGATTTGCTGTGGAGAATCTGAGTCTGCGGCTACTCCGATGGCTGAACCTCCGGTTGGAGGAAGGTGAACGGACAGTCCTGATGTTTGTTTTTAACACAGTCACTGCGATCGGGCTTTCCTGGTTTGAAGCGAGTGTTGCAGATCTGTTCCTGGATCAATCCGGATTTGGTGCCAGTGGTCTTCCCTGGATTTACATTGCCAGTGCCCCGATTAATTCGGGTCTGGGCATTTTATACTCCTGGCTGCCTAAGGTGTTGCCCCTGCGCCAGGTCATTATCCTGATCCCAGCTCTACTCGCATCTCCTCTGGTCTTGTTCTACCTGGGGCTGAGTCTGCCTAATGAGGCGATTTTTGGGAAAGTGACCCTCCTGGGCTTGACCATTGTCTTGATGCGATTGTGGTTGGAAGTCATCAATGTCCTCAACGACTTGAACGCTTCGATCACAGCCAACCAACTGTTCAATATTCGGGAAATTAAACGAACGGCTCCGATCGTCAGCAGTGGCGTTCTGATTGCAGACATTATTGGTGGCTTTTCCCTGCCTGTCCTCAACTCTTTGTTTGGTCTGCCTACCGTGATCTTGCTCTCCTGCCTGTTTATGATCACCGGGGCCAGTATCTTGTTTTACTTGAGCCAGACCCATCGACAGTTTTTTCCCGATGCCCGACGACGGCTCACGGAAGAGGATCAGTTGGATGCTACAGCTCGCAGGGTTCAGGGGCCAATCCGCCGTTACGTTGTCCTGTTGATGGTTTTTTTCAGCCTGGCGCAGGTGCTCTACTTACTCCTTGATTTTCAGTTTTTGAGTCAACTGGAATTATGGAATCAAGATAAGGGAAAATTGGCAGCCCAAATTGGAATTGCTGGCTTTATTGGTCTCTTTAATGGGGTTCTGGGGGTTTTCGAAATTACCATGCAGTGGTTTCTCTCCAGTCGCATTATTGAACGTCTGGGAGTTTTTTCTGCAGTTATGTTGCTCCCAGCGATGGTGATTCCTTTAGGGTTTGTGTCCCTGGTCGGGCTCCTCCCCTTTTTCGTCAGCATTGTGGTGCTTAAGTTTTGGGATGAACTCCTCCGTTTCACGCTGTTTACCAGTAGTGGCCCCATTCTGTTTCAGCCCCTGCCGGATAATGTGCGAGCCAGAATCCAGTCCGGGTCTCGTAGTCTCGCAGAAGCGATCGCAACGGGAGTAACTGGTTGTGCCATGCTGGCCCTACTGGCCATTTATCAAGGGGCAGGGATGGGGCCGCAGATTCGTGGGACGATCGTGGTCTGTCTGATTGTCATCATTGCGGGTATCTGGGTGGCTAATATCTGGCTCCTGCGATCGCGCTATGTTGGCCTTCTGGTGTTAGGGGCAGAGCGAGGGCAGCTCAGCCTTTCGGATGTGGATCTGCGTCAGCTGAAGCGGGCTGTGATCGAGGCTCTGAATCGTCGGGGAACAGAAGCTGATAAGCGTTCCTGCATTGAGCTGCTCAGTCATATCGATCCACAAAATGTGGGAGAGGTGCTGGCTCCCCTGCTACCCAACCTGCCCCCCTCTCTCCAACGGCAGAGTCTGGAAGAAATGATGGGTTATCCCAACCCCGCTTATCTGGGTCAGGTGAAAAATTTGATCACCAGGCCTTTGCAACCCGAGGTGCTGGCTGTGGCCTTGAGATATATCTGGTTAACAGAGCCGGATCCAGACATCCGCCAGTTACGTCCCTACTTGAGTCCGGAAGTTGATCCTGTGGTGCGTGGTACCGCTGCTTCCCTGGTTCTGCGTCGAGGGACATCCAGCCAGAAAGCCGAAGCCACCAATACGCTGAGAAAAATGCTGACCCATAAGCGGGAACGGGAACGGGTTATGGGCTGTCGAGCTTTAGGGGAAGCGGACTACATGCAGGCTTTGCGCCTGTACATTCCCGATCTGCTCCAGGACGAGTCGCTGCGGGTTCGCTGCGCCCTCCTGGAGGCGATCGCAGCGACGCATCTGGAGGAGTATTACCCCTCTCTACTCAAGGGCTTACATTACAAGTCCACCCGTGAAGCAGCCATGCGGGCTTTAATTCGTCTGGAAAATGAAGCAATTCCCATGCTGGTCTCATTAGCTGAGGATATTCATAAGCCTGATCTGGTTAGAATGCATGCCTGGAATGCCATTGGCCAAATTGGAACCCTGGAGGCACAAAACCTGTTGGTGGGTCATCTCATGACCTCCTGGGGGAAAACCAGGCACCATATCCTGGAGGTTTTGCTGAGTCGGGAAATCATGACCAATGAGATGGGGATTAACGCGGTCATGGATCGCATTGGCCGATCGGGGGTAGAGACTCTGATCGATCAGGAACTGCTGTTTATGGGGCAAATTTATGCTGCTCTGGCAGATCTGACCCCCGAACGGATCGATGGTTCTGAAGCCGAATTGCTCAGACGAGCCCTGCGCGATGTCATTACCGATACCGTGACCAGGCTATTCCTGCTCATGAAATTGTTATATCCCCTGACTGCCATTCAGGCGGCTGCTTTTAACTTGCAGTCTAACTCCCTGACTGACATTGCACGGGGGCTGGAAATCCTGGATAACACATTAGATATCCCCAGTAAACGGATTTTGCTCAGTGTGTTAGATCGGCGGGCTGATCTGGAGAAACTTCAAAGCCTATCGGAATTGATTGTGAATCAGCCGTTGTCCTCCAGCGATCGCCTGCGATATCTGCTAGAGTTACGCTACTTCCTATCAGATTGGTCTTTGGCTTGTTGCTTCCATCTGGCGCGACAGGCTCGCTGGAGTCTGACACCTGAACAGACCCTCAGTTGTCTACGCCATCCAACCGGTTTTGTGCGTGAAGCCGTGCTATCCTACCTGAGGATTGGCTCACCCCGAGCCTTGCGGGAATTGTTGCCCATGTTAAAGAATGATCCAGATGTTCTGGTCGCAGCTCAGGTGAATCAGATGATTGAGGAACTGGAAGCCAGTTCAGCTCAGTAG
- a CDS encoding AAA family ATPase, producing MQEEIGILLQAQYPLIYLVTSEEERAEQAIATIAQVKPQRRVFIWTVTHGIVEYGQPRTTTQHNTVSPEAAIEWVVRQRDPAIFVFKDLHPFMDSPAVNRWLRDAIASFKGSQKAIILMSPVQQVPIELEKEVIVLDFPLPDIAELNQVLSQQLEQTRGRRVTTEMREKLLKAALGLTKDEAEKVYRKAQVTAGRLTEAEVEIVLSEKKQLIRRNGILEYIEEDETIDSVGGLEELKHWLKQRSNAFTERAREYGLPQPKGMLILGVPGCGKSLIAKTTSRLWGLPLLRLDMGRVYDGSMVGRSEANLRNALKTAESISPAILFIDEIDKAFAGGAGSADSDGGTSSRIFGSFLTWMQEKVSPVFVMATANRVDRLPGEFLRKGRFDEIFFVDLPTPEERQDIFRIHLAKRRRDIARFDLDQLANVCEGFSGAEIEQALVAAMYEAFAQEREFTQLDIIASIKATLPLSKTMNEQVTALRDWARQRARPAAASVAEYQRMEF from the coding sequence ATGCAAGAAGAGATTGGTATCTTACTTCAAGCTCAGTATCCTCTGATTTATCTCGTAACTTCTGAGGAGGAGCGCGCTGAGCAGGCAATTGCCACAATTGCTCAAGTTAAGCCCCAGCGGCGTGTCTTTATCTGGACTGTTACTCACGGCATCGTCGAGTATGGTCAGCCCCGAACCACTACCCAGCACAACACTGTCTCCCCAGAAGCCGCAATTGAATGGGTGGTTCGGCAGCGCGATCCCGCTATTTTCGTCTTTAAAGATCTCCATCCTTTCATGGATTCCCCTGCTGTTAACCGTTGGCTACGAGATGCCATTGCCAGCTTTAAGGGTTCCCAGAAAGCAATTATCCTGATGTCACCGGTTCAGCAGGTTCCGATTGAACTCGAAAAGGAAGTCATCGTCCTGGATTTTCCACTCCCAGATATTGCTGAATTGAATCAGGTCTTATCTCAGCAGTTAGAGCAAACTCGGGGTCGGCGGGTCACCACTGAGATGCGGGAGAAATTGTTGAAGGCGGCTTTGGGCCTGACCAAAGATGAGGCGGAAAAGGTCTATCGCAAAGCCCAGGTCACTGCAGGCCGATTGACGGAAGCAGAAGTCGAGATTGTTCTTTCCGAAAAGAAACAGCTAATTCGACGCAATGGCATCCTGGAGTATATCGAGGAAGATGAAACAATCGACTCTGTTGGTGGTCTGGAAGAACTGAAGCACTGGCTGAAGCAGCGCTCCAATGCCTTTACCGAGCGGGCCCGAGAATATGGGCTCCCTCAACCCAAAGGGATGTTAATTCTTGGAGTTCCTGGATGTGGTAAATCTTTGATTGCCAAAACCACCTCTCGCCTCTGGGGATTGCCCCTCCTCCGTTTAGATATGGGGCGGGTTTATGATGGCTCGATGGTCGGGCGTTCAGAAGCAAACTTACGAAATGCTTTGAAAACGGCTGAGTCCATTTCTCCAGCGATCCTATTCATTGATGAGATCGACAAAGCCTTCGCTGGGGGGGCCGGTTCTGCCGATTCTGATGGTGGTACCTCCAGTCGGATTTTCGGCTCTTTCCTGACCTGGATGCAGGAAAAGGTTTCTCCGGTGTTTGTGATGGCAACAGCCAACCGGGTTGATCGATTACCAGGGGAGTTCCTGCGCAAGGGGCGCTTTGATGAAATCTTCTTTGTGGATCTGCCCACCCCAGAGGAACGCCAGGACATCTTTCGCATTCACCTGGCAAAACGCCGTCGTGATATTGCCAGGTTTGATCTGGATCAGCTTGCGAATGTTTGCGAAGGCTTTTCGGGCGCAGAAATTGAACAGGCCCTTGTTGCAGCCATGTACGAAGCCTTCGCCCAAGAGCGTGAGTTTACCCAATTGGACATTATCGCATCGATTAAGGCTACCCTGCCGCTGTCCAAAACCATGAATGAACAGGTCACAGCGCTACGTGACTGGGCCCGTCAACGGGCCAGACCTGCTGCAGCCTCCGTTGCTGAGTATCAGCGAATGGAGTTCTAA
- a CDS encoding inositol monophosphatase family protein encodes MGNRITPYFSLEQDQRIRQIVQDCGRKVRNLAAEQLEVFQKGPNDYVTNVDRELDRYLSNAFQSLFPEDGIVTEENAQSRDAFFRNVDRLWVIDPLDGTEDFIQGKAEYSVMVGLLQASRPIAGWIYAPVTDQMYFGSPQSGLFKTTGDALPQSLQPTQPPALSREFCPVMIGTRDQKNFGLALSQAIPGIQFSSLGSFGLKVMEVILGRAGLYLYLNGRVKVWDTAGPLALAQTAGLVCCDLAGEPISFLPEALNLETLSHKQAILVGWPTYMEPLLPKIRQVATLALPDSHNPT; translated from the coding sequence ATGGGGAACAGGATTACACCATATTTTTCGCTGGAGCAGGATCAACGGATTCGGCAAATCGTGCAAGACTGTGGCCGCAAAGTCAGAAATCTGGCTGCCGAGCAACTGGAGGTCTTCCAAAAGGGTCCGAACGATTATGTCACCAATGTCGATCGAGAACTGGATCGATACCTATCCAATGCCTTTCAGTCCCTATTTCCGGAGGATGGCATCGTCACGGAAGAAAATGCCCAATCCAGAGACGCCTTTTTCCGTAACGTCGATCGGCTGTGGGTGATCGATCCCCTGGATGGAACCGAAGATTTTATTCAGGGGAAGGCGGAATATTCCGTCATGGTTGGGTTACTCCAGGCCAGTCGCCCTATTGCTGGCTGGATTTACGCCCCCGTGACCGACCAAATGTACTTTGGTAGTCCCCAGTCTGGACTATTTAAGACAACCGGTGACGCCTTACCCCAGAGCCTGCAACCCACTCAACCCCCTGCGCTCTCCAGGGAATTTTGCCCCGTCATGATTGGAACCAGGGACCAGAAGAATTTTGGGCTGGCTCTTTCACAGGCTATCCCTGGCATCCAGTTTAGTTCTCTCGGCAGTTTTGGCCTCAAGGTGATGGAAGTGATTCTAGGTAGAGCAGGACTGTATCTTTACCTGAATGGTCGAGTTAAGGTATGGGACACTGCTGGCCCCCTGGCCCTGGCCCAAACCGCCGGACTGGTCTGCTGCGACCTGGCAGGTGAGCCGATTAGCTTCCTGCCTGAGGCCCTGAACCTGGAAACCCTGAGCCACAAACAAGCGATCTTAGTTGGCTGGCCAACATACATGGAGCCTCTTCTGCCCAAAATCAGACAGGTTGCAACGCTAGCCCTCCCTGACAGTCACAACCCAACCTGA
- the psbM gene encoding photosystem II reaction center protein PsbM: MEVNNLGFVASILFVLVPAVFLIILYIQTASREGDKG, translated from the coding sequence ATGGAAGTTAACAATCTCGGTTTTGTTGCCAGCATCCTCTTTGTCCTGGTCCCCGCTGTTTTTCTGATCATTCTCTATATTCAAACAGCCAGCAGAGAGGGAGACAAGGGTTAA
- a CDS encoding electron transporter, translating to MFAPIVCLLRNRIGKAKFNQMRGQAIAIHAEVITAFCEGMTIDRTQRQNLIRLARDNGKRLGFLA from the coding sequence ATGTTTGCACCGATTGTCTGTTTGCTGCGGAACCGGATTGGTAAAGCAAAATTCAATCAGATGCGGGGTCAAGCCATCGCCATCCATGCCGAGGTCATCACGGCTTTCTGTGAAGGCATGACCATTGACCGCACCCAACGGCAAAACTTGATCCGTCTGGCTCGTGACAATGGGAAGAGATTAGGGTTCTTGGCTTAA